A part of Candidatus Cloacimonadota bacterium genomic DNA contains:
- a CDS encoding 2Fe-2S iron-sulfur cluster binding domain-containing protein, with protein MTVGIVAGIGGFFALLLIIAESKLMNYGECTITINDKKKITEKGGSSLLTTLNNNKIFLSSACGGRGSCGFCKCKILKGGGPLLPTELPFLDEREKKDMVRLACQVKVKEDISIEIPEDIFAIQEFAGKVTSIKDMTYDIKELTIELTMPKEIEFKAGQYVQFVAPRYEKSRQSVTRAYSISSNPDHIKFIELIVRKVPDGLCTTYIHDYLKEGDTVNFTGPFGDFLIQDTHKDMIFIAGGSGKAPIKSMLEYLKAHKSKRKMTYLFGARTEKDLYHVELMKKLEDDLEHFEFVPILSKPDEGSKWSGKTGYIMPFLKEFIGKPENTEAYLCGSPGMIDAVIKELHNLKISEEQIFFDPFS; from the coding sequence ATGACAGTCGGGATCGTTGCCGGGATTGGTGGTTTTTTTGCATTATTACTTATCATTGCAGAATCGAAACTAATGAACTATGGCGAATGCACGATCACCATAAATGATAAAAAAAAGATCACAGAAAAAGGTGGAAGTTCACTTCTTACAACGCTGAATAATAATAAGATATTCCTTTCGTCAGCATGCGGTGGACGGGGAAGCTGCGGTTTCTGTAAATGTAAAATTCTCAAGGGTGGAGGACCGCTTTTGCCGACAGAATTGCCATTCCTGGACGAGCGAGAAAAAAAAGATATGGTTCGTCTTGCATGCCAGGTCAAAGTAAAGGAAGATATTTCAATCGAAATTCCTGAAGATATTTTTGCGATACAGGAATTCGCAGGAAAAGTAACAAGCATTAAGGACATGACTTACGATATCAAGGAACTCACGATAGAACTCACCATGCCAAAAGAGATCGAGTTCAAAGCCGGACAATATGTACAGTTTGTTGCACCTCGTTACGAAAAAAGCAGGCAGTCCGTAACACGAGCATACTCAATATCAAGCAATCCCGATCATATAAAATTTATCGAGCTTATCGTTCGAAAAGTACCAGACGGTTTGTGCACGACCTATATTCATGATTATCTAAAAGAAGGGGATACGGTAAATTTCACCGGTCCTTTTGGGGATTTTCTCATCCAGGATACACATAAAGATATGATCTTTATTGCAGGCGGTTCGGGTAAAGCTCCAATTAAATCAATGCTTGAGTATCTAAAAGCCCACAAATCCAAACGTAAGATGACATATCTTTTTGGAGCTCGTACAGAGAAAGATTTGTATCATGTGGAGCTGATGAAAAAACTCGAAGACGACTTAGAACATTTCGAGTTCGTACCTATCCTATCAAAGCCAGATGAAGGATCGAAGTGGTCTGGGAAAACTGGATATATCATGCCGTTTCTTAAAGAATTTATCGGTAAACCAGAGAATACAGAAGCATATCTCTGCGGAAGTCCGGGCATGATCGATGCAGTTATTAAAGAGCTTCATAATCTGAAGATCTCTGAAGAACAAATCTTTTTTGATCCTTTCAGTTGA